A single region of the Changchengzhania lutea genome encodes:
- the ribB gene encoding 3,4-dihydroxy-2-butanone-4-phosphate synthase, with product MIIDTMTPNNTSPFKLNTIHDAIEDIRNGKVIIVVDDANRENEGDFVAAADKVTPEMINFMATHGRGLICAPLTENRCKELELSMMVRNNTDPLETAFTVSVDLRGHGVTTGISASDRAKTVKALIDPNMKAFELARPGHIFPLVAKEGGVLRRTGHTEAAIDFARLAGLEPAGVIVEIMNEDGTMARLPQLMKVAKKLDLKIVSIEDLVAYRMQHDSLIEKKEDFQIETRFGSFRLRAYKQTTNNQIHIALTKGQWHDDEPVLTRINSTLVNNDILGTLTNNIDKQLDKMIQVINDAGKGAIIFINQESQSMNILKRLAFLKENQKNEKVVKAPRINMDTRDFGIGAQILHDLNIHKLRLISNTEQTKRVGLIGYGLEIVEYVKY from the coding sequence ATGATTATAGATACCATGACACCAAATAACACGTCTCCGTTTAAGTTAAACACCATACATGATGCTATTGAAGACATTAGAAATGGTAAGGTTATTATCGTAGTAGATGATGCTAACCGCGAGAATGAGGGCGATTTTGTGGCTGCTGCCGATAAGGTGACTCCAGAAATGATAAATTTTATGGCGACACATGGTAGAGGTCTTATTTGTGCTCCTTTAACCGAAAACAGATGTAAGGAATTGGAACTTAGCATGATGGTGCGTAATAACACAGATCCTTTAGAAACGGCTTTTACGGTGTCGGTAGATTTAAGAGGTCATGGTGTTACTACCGGAATATCTGCTAGTGATAGAGCCAAAACTGTTAAAGCACTCATAGATCCTAATATGAAGGCTTTTGAATTGGCAAGACCGGGACATATTTTTCCTTTGGTAGCTAAAGAAGGTGGTGTTCTACGACGCACGGGGCATACAGAGGCTGCTATAGATTTTGCAAGATTAGCGGGATTAGAGCCAGCTGGTGTTATTGTGGAAATCATGAATGAAGACGGTACTATGGCACGTTTACCGCAGCTGATGAAGGTGGCAAAAAAACTAGATTTAAAAATTGTTTCAATTGAAGATCTCGTGGCTTATCGTATGCAACATGACTCCTTAATTGAGAAAAAAGAAGATTTTCAAATTGAAACACGCTTTGGAAGCTTTAGATTAAGAGCCTATAAGCAAACAACTAACAATCAAATACATATAGCGCTAACCAAAGGACAATGGCATGACGATGAACCCGTTCTTACACGGATCAATTCAACACTCGTCAACAATGATATTTTAGGAACCTTAACCAATAATATTGATAAGCAACTAGATAAGATGATCCAGGTAATTAATGATGCTGGTAAAGGCGCCATTATTTTTATCAATCAAGAATCTCAGTCAATGAATATTTTAAAAAGATTGGCATTTCTTAAAGAGAATCAAAAAAATGAGAAGGTTGTTAAAGCACCTCGAATAAACATGGACACCAGGGATTTTGGTATAGGTGCACAAATTCTACATGACTTGAATATACATAAATTACGACTTATCTCTAATACCGAACAAACCAAACGCGTTGGATTGATTGGTTATGGCTTAGAGATTGTAGAGTATGTAAAATATTAA
- a CDS encoding LptF/LptG family permease yields the protein MIFVLQTIWLYIKELAGKDLDIVVIFKFLVYFMPKLMPLVLPLTILLSSIMVFGSFAENYEFAAMKSTGISLQRAMTGLSVFIVLLGVLTFFFSNNVIPWAEYNSFNLRKNIAKLKPAMLLAEGQFNEVGNYNIKFADKSGDRGQFLRDVTIHIKGANGRTNATTIKSKTGELVSKENSNVLQLILFDGNYYNDILPKKMKERKKKPFAKSAFEKYTMNIDLSELNEVDFDEKSYTDKYNMLNISGLGTAIDSLIKKRDSEHENFSKNLYQRSSFSRLITNKKTKSKIDDRTETETEKDSIIADNILDLFDTKKKIQIVDLAAKASNSTKQLIATKEANLQFSQSNFNKHIISFHEKLALGFACVILFFVGAPLGALIRKGGLGLPMVVAILLFLTYHFIGIFAINSAKSGDFNPILASWFSTLIMLPLGIFLTKRATEDRGLFEFGNVLDPLRKAFNIKPKDAISYTFLEAYTVDELKDVIVKYKTLGLDEFSRYEALKLLHRRGISNDELRESGIPIQLTYDESDRIYNKFNAHSKYSLILYCIAIILLVLYFVFKNNRLPSIATASIQLCLVALVLLMIYYLKSIMNLYRFYKHIRKKNKRPNALLLVIGLPVYALTHFILKAKFEEDLKLNCINSLK from the coding sequence ATGATTTTTGTATTACAGACTATTTGGCTATATATTAAAGAGTTAGCGGGTAAAGATTTAGATATCGTAGTGATATTTAAGTTCTTGGTTTATTTTATGCCTAAGCTTATGCCTTTGGTATTGCCATTGACAATTCTGTTATCCTCAATCATGGTTTTTGGTAGTTTTGCCGAGAATTATGAATTTGCCGCCATGAAATCTACTGGCATTTCACTCCAACGTGCCATGACTGGACTTAGTGTGTTTATTGTTCTGCTAGGCGTTTTAACCTTTTTCTTCTCTAATAACGTTATTCCATGGGCAGAATACAACTCGTTCAATTTAAGAAAAAATATAGCGAAATTAAAACCTGCCATGTTGTTGGCTGAAGGTCAATTTAACGAGGTTGGAAATTACAATATTAAATTTGCGGACAAAAGTGGTGATAGAGGTCAGTTTTTAAGAGATGTAACAATTCATATAAAAGGCGCTAACGGCAGAACCAACGCGACGACTATTAAATCTAAAACTGGTGAATTAGTAAGTAAAGAAAATTCTAATGTCCTACAGCTCATTCTCTTTGATGGTAACTATTACAATGACATTCTTCCAAAGAAAATGAAAGAACGCAAAAAGAAACCTTTTGCAAAAAGTGCGTTTGAAAAATACACCATGAACATTGATTTATCTGAACTTAATGAAGTCGATTTTGATGAAAAATCGTATACAGATAAATATAATATGCTAAATATTAGTGGCTTAGGTACAGCCATTGATTCACTTATAAAAAAACGCGATTCAGAACACGAAAACTTCAGTAAAAATCTTTATCAACGCTCAAGTTTTTCTAGATTAATTACTAATAAAAAAACGAAGTCCAAGATTGATGACAGAACTGAAACTGAGACTGAAAAAGATTCAATAATCGCTGATAATATTTTAGATCTTTTTGATACCAAGAAGAAGATTCAAATTGTTGATTTGGCAGCTAAGGCTTCAAATAGCACGAAACAGCTTATTGCTACTAAAGAGGCTAACTTACAATTTTCGCAATCTAATTTCAATAAACACATTATCTCCTTTCATGAAAAATTGGCTTTAGGCTTTGCCTGTGTCATATTATTTTTTGTGGGTGCTCCCTTAGGTGCGCTTATTAGAAAAGGCGGTCTTGGTTTACCTATGGTCGTTGCCATACTGCTTTTTTTAACCTATCATTTTATCGGTATTTTCGCTATAAATAGTGCAAAATCGGGAGACTTTAATCCCATATTGGCCAGCTGGTTTTCAACTTTAATCATGTTACCATTAGGCATATTTTTAACCAAGAGAGCTACTGAAGACAGGGGCTTATTTGAATTTGGAAATGTTTTAGACCCCTTAAGAAAAGCGTTCAATATAAAACCTAAAGATGCCATTAGCTATACCTTTCTTGAAGCATATACCGTTGATGAATTAAAAGATGTTATTGTCAAGTATAAAACTTTAGGCTTAGATGAATTTAGTAGGTACGAAGCCTTAAAGTTATTACATCGTCGTGGTATTTCAAATGATGAATTAAGAGAAAGTGGCATTCCTATCCAATTAACATATGATGAATCTGACAGGATTTATAACAAATTTAATGCGCATTCAAAGTATAGCCTCATATTATATTGTATAGCCATTATTCTTTTAGTGCTTTATTTCGTTTTTAAAAATAACCGGTTGCCTTCTATTGCCACGGCATCAATTCAATTGTGTTTAGTTGCTCTGGTTCTATTGATGATCTATTATTTAAAATCAATTATGAATTTATACCGTTTTTATAAGCATATTCGTAAAAAAAATAAGCGCCCCAATGCATTACTACTTGTTATTGGTCTGCCAGTTTATGCATTAACACATTTCATTTTAAAAGCAAAATTTGAAGAAGACTTAAAGCTAAATTGTATAAATTCTTTAAAATAA
- a CDS encoding LolA family protein → MKNFLLLFFISLSFSVFSQNKGKILLNDVSEKVKSYESISIGFKYVLENTSENIKQETKGDVIMEGDKYKLNILGVTRIFDGKTLYSISPEDEEVTISSESDNEEDAITPSKMLSFYEDGYTYDLDIEQNIKGRKIQYVKLTPIDSDSEINYILLGIDSQTKHIYNLIQVGKNKTKTTLTVNSFKTNEPLSKTLFTFDADKYSDYYINRLD, encoded by the coding sequence ATGAAAAACTTTTTATTACTATTTTTTATATCACTCTCGTTTAGCGTGTTTTCCCAAAATAAAGGAAAGATTTTACTTAATGACGTTTCTGAGAAAGTTAAAAGTTATGAATCTATCTCCATAGGCTTTAAATACGTACTTGAAAATACATCAGAAAATATTAAGCAAGAAACCAAGGGTGATGTTATTATGGAAGGTGATAAATACAAATTAAACATTCTTGGTGTCACCAGAATATTTGATGGTAAAACCTTATATAGCATTAGCCCTGAAGATGAAGAAGTGACCATTTCATCAGAAAGCGATAACGAAGAAGATGCCATTACCCCGAGCAAAATGCTGTCTTTTTATGAAGATGGTTATACTTATGATTTAGACATCGAACAGAATATTAAAGGCAGAAAAATTCAGTATGTGAAATTAACTCCGATTGATTCTGATTCAGAAATCAATTATATTCTATTAGGTATAGATTCTCAAACGAAGCATATTTACAATCTCATTCAGGTTGGGAAAAACAAAACAAAGACGACGCTTACTGTTAATTCTTTTAAAACAAACGAACCGTTGTCAAAAACCTTATTTACTTTTGATGCCGATAAATACAGTGACTATTATATTAATAGGCTAGATTAG